From the Penaeus vannamei isolate JL-2024 chromosome 20, ASM4276789v1, whole genome shotgun sequence genome, the window TCGTCAGGTGCGAGCGCATGGGCCGCATCGGCGCCTGCCTCAAGAACGACGTCCGGAGAAACATCAAGATGTTCGATACTTCGGCTCTGAGCGACGCGGGAGCCGACTTGGTGGAGAGGCTGGTGACGCTGCTGGTGGCCGCCGACTCGGACGAGCTCAATCTCGTGTAGGTCGTCGCCAGGAGGGACGCCGAGCTCCTCGTGTTTCTCGGCCgtttgttgaaattgtgcgaggtccgacccgatgaatattcgtacatacagacgcatatacacagaaataaatacatatctgtctatatatctgatggatatacatttatctttccattcgcccggttgatatgcatgtctagactgatgaatatgcatttatttctttatatatgtatgccaagtatacgaatattcttgggGTCGGgccacaattttaacaaatagGCCTTTTGTGCCTTTGTAGTAGGCTGTAGTTAGCGATGTCTACGTTCTTGCTAGGATCTAAATGTGcttatttcataatgaattaatatattttcatatttttcataaagTTTATATCCTCTTGTAGCAGTTATGTCATAAATGGTACACACATTCATGGAAATCTGTGTTTGCATAATGTGATATAATATTTTACTTTTGTCATATACTGCTGTCTGATGTTCTATCAAGGCCATGTTAATTTCTACTTACATCGCAAATGTCATTTGTTTCTGCTTAATTCATGCTTACAAATGTCCTTGTGTTGCATAAGCATTTGCTCTATTTCCAATTCAGCTTTGTATTATGTGTTTTGaatttgtagaaatagataaattacgTCATTTAAGAAGTCTGCAATAGATTCCACAACCTCTGGCagttttctttatatgtatttatatatacatatatatatatatatatatatatatatatatatgtttgtatgtatatatgtatgtatatatatgtatgtatgtatacatttacatatatatacatatagatgtgtgtaatatatatatatatatatatatatatatatatatatatatatataagtatatatatatatatatatatatatatatatatatataaatatacatatatatatatatatatatatatatatatatatatatatacatatatatatatatatatatatatatatatatatatatatatatatatatatatatatatatatatatatatataatgtatatgcacacacacacaaatgaatatatacaaatatacatatatgtatatgtatgtatatatatatatatatatatatatatatatatatatatatatatatatatatatatatgcacatagatataagtataaacgaatatatacatacatacatacatatttgtacatgtgtgtgtatatatatatatatgtatgtatatatatatatatatatatatatatatatatatatatatatatatatatatatatatatataaaagataatgcaCTACCCTatttatatcatgcatatattaaCTTCTCCGAGTGGAGAGAGTGTCCGCCTTGCAATCtgttgcaacggcggtgagggatcgaatcccgatcggagaggttaatatattcatatatatatatatatatatatatatatatatatatatatgtatatatatatatatatgtgtatatatatatatatatatctatatatacacacatatatatatgtattatatatatatatatatatatatatatatatatatatgtatatgtatatatatgtatatatatatgtatatatatatatatatatatatatatatatatatatatatgtatatatgtatatatgtatattggtatagatttacatatagacatacttatacatatgcgtacgtacacacacacatctataaataaatgaatatatatacatacatctatatctatatctatctctctatatatgtatatatatacatacacacacacacacacacacacacacacacacacacacacacacacacacacacacacacacacatatatatatatatatatttatatatatatgtatatacatatacatgtatgtatgtatgtatgtatgtatgtatgtgtgtatgtatgtgtgtatgtatgtatgtatgtatgtatgtatgtatgtatgtatgtatgtatatgtatgtatattcagcaATTCCAATCCGAAGTCAGAAATACTGAGGTGTATTTGTGAGAGCTGGAATAATGCATTGCCgcaatgatatgatgaataaataacttacctTCCCCAACCAGGGTTCggacacatatagaaacacacacacacacacacacagatatatatatatatatatatatatatatatatatatatatatatatatatatatatatatatatatatatatatatatacatgtaaatcaaTTTCGGTTgctgattttccactcgggaaccgtagtcgtagaatgaaaaggagaaccagtgctgcggtgaacatctttgtTGTAAACgattcagagatcgtaattcatctccatcatcagtgctagaaataatgaaccaaacacatataattagatgcagtaaacaaagaaaaacatagttcataaaaaGAGCAACAAGAAATGGGgaataagatcaaacaaaaataaaacggcagaaacatagtgaaaaaaatgtgtaaaggtgagacataccaaacaagtgtgaaatggtcgttatggtgattacacagtgaacaactggatggctgtgttggcattcagctcgggtttcatcttgtggatatgtagggattctaggatgaggaggtcgagtctgttagatgtggaagacagaatcttaacatcactgtgagtgaaaggatggtcttctgtttgtgaatgatggcggatagcggagaaggatggtctgctcagaggtaggctggttcttattgacttacctatgtgttcaagtattctatgtttgaacgaAACGTGTAGATGATCCagtgtacctagcattgcatcttggacagttaaatatatacacaatatctgaacataattctgagggcagaagcatccTCATTTTaatgaaagagttgatattataggagttcacaaaaaacaattacgtgagatactgaaacattcattcccacaaattaaattcaactttGTTTTTTTGAACTATGATATGAActttttctttaaaataacgatacacacacacacacacacacacacacacacacacacacacacacacacacacacacacacacacacacacacacacacataatatatatatatatatatatatatatatatatatatatatatgtatatatatatttatgtatgtatgtatgtatacgcgcacatatatatgcgtatatatgtatatatatatatgcgtatatatgtatatatatatatatatatatatatatatatatatatatatatatatatgtgtgtgtgtgtgtgtgtgtgtgtgtgtgtgtgtgtgtgtgtgtgtgtgtgtgtgtgtgtgtgtgtgtgtgcacgcacacatatatatatatatatatatatatatatatatatatatatatatatatgtatgtatgtatatgtatagatagatagatacctatgtaaatatatgcacacacacactttaacatcgtctatctatctaccatcattatttacatcaacattatcaacagaAACAAAACCTGCTCATTAATTTCGCGGTCAGCAACTCAAGAGTAAAGTCACGCGCAAAAATAGGCCTATTGTCAAGGTCAAGAAAGGCGCAGCATCTTGGGAGACGCGGGAGTCCAATGGCCCGAGGCAAGCGCCGTGACTCGCCGTACACCTGCGATGAGTATATAAGGCGAGCGTCTCAGGAGATGCTTACAGTCCCCATTACGTCAGGTGAGCTACTTCTTGTTAGGGAAGTTGAGGTAATTGGAGATTAGTTTGATGTAGAAATTGGGAATTGTTTGTTTAGCGATGATGTtgggtgatggttatgatgttgAATATCAAAGAGGAAGTAATTATGAAGATGGGATAGCGATAAGGGTCATGAGGGTTCGAAATGTAAGACGGACCAGGTTCCGGAAAAAATAGGTTTCAGGAGTAATACCacgctattttttttattttttatttttatatttttaaattctATATGTAAGGAAGGGCTTGGCAATGCAAATTGTTTGTTTAGCGAGGATGGTAATTGTTAATACGAAAATCAGAGAcgaagtaataatgaggatggcgTTGTGGTGAGGGTAAAAAAGGTTTGAAATTCCATACGAATTAAGGTCTAGAAAAGATGGCTTCAGGAGTATTGCTGAGTTACTTCTTTGGTTCTATGTGTAAGGAAGGGCTTgggaggcgcggggggggggggggggagtcaaagaGTTTTGAATAATTTCTTCAaataagcaattttttttttttttctgaatgataCCCCATTTCAGAGTTGATATAAAATTTTCGAGTTTTATGcaaataagtacacacatatacatatagacatatatattcatatatctatatatgaatgtgcacacacacacacacacacataaatatatctatatctctatctatctatctatatcagtatacctacctacatacacacacgcacgcacatatacacagaaacacacctacacaattatacatatgcatatctattggcccgtttgttttttgtatataacctgtatgtatgtatgtatacgcatgtgcGTTATTTCGCATAAACATGGAAAATAGGGACCCAAAAAAGGCAAGACCCAATATCAGCTGGAGGATAATTAATGTAATGCAATTTAGAGCATTTTCTTTATCTACGTTGCTCTCTGCATCATcgctttgtccatctgtctatctatgtaactatctgtctttctatctatgggattatctatctttctatctatctatgtaattatctatctttctatctatctatgtaattatctatctttctatctatctatgaaactatctatatctatctgtccatctatctacctatctatctatctaaacgtaTATACATGGCATTAATTGCAGGATGTTGCGAGCTCTGGTCGTGCTGTCAGCCCTGTGCGGCGCCTTGGTGTCCGCCGATGGATTCGCCAAGAAATACGGCTACTCCaaggtttgttttctttatcttttctgtaTTTATATCGCCCATATGCCACAATGTATAGCTGGGTGAcacgagaacgagaaaggagaaagaaaggaagaagggaaaagactcAATGAAAAGCAATTTTATGAAAAGAacaaaaggtagaaggaaaatACTTGATACGAAAATATAACTGGAGGATCTGGCTTTCTCTATCAGAAATGGAATGACACTGAGAACACTGCATAAAATGGCacactaaaaataaacaaaggaataaataaatgaaggatTTTTTCCCTTCAGGTGATGGCCAACTGCTTCGGCGAAGACCAGTACTACAGCTGGTCGAAGGAGGTGTTCAGGGCCGTGAAGGAGTGCTACGGGGAGGAGGTGCAGCTCCCCGAGGGCCACGGGAAGGGGTCCtcgctcgaggaggaggaggaggaggaggacatggatcCTTTGGTGAGGGAGCTTCTTCTTGAATATGTGACTTTTTATCTAAAGACTGTTAATGTTCCATCGTCTCTATTTCTTTATGTTCAATTATCCATCtgtggatttgtatatatatatatatatatatatatatatatatatatatatatatatatatatatatatatattagagttcTATATTAGGATCTAAATTaggtttccttttttgtctcccaGACCAGCTTGAGCAAGCTCGCAGGGCAGCCTCTGTACGTGTACTACCCTCCTCAGGCTCAGGCTCAGAGATTCCCCTTCAACTTCCCCTATCAAGTCCTCTCTCAACGCCAGGTGAGTTCCctgctgtcacacacacacacacacacacacacacaacacatatatatatatatttgtgtgtatatgtgtgtgtgtgtgtgtgtgtgtgtgtgtgtatatatatatatatatatatatatatatatatatatatatatatatatatatatatatatatatatatatatatatataatattcatctttatcatcattatcattatcataaatatcataattctcattatcattaccattgtaatcAGTGTCattacaccatcatcattatcaccaccactaaaACCACTTTGGATGTAAACCTGACCTGCATTCGCAAAATGTATAGCACGTTAAGCCCCCGATTGCGCTACGACCTCGTTAAGACCCGTCGTTAActgaccttctcccccctcccccctgtgcaGAAGCGCGAGGCCCCCCTGTACACGGCTCCCATCCTCAAGAAAATGGTCCAAAAGGTCAAGGCGAAGGTCAGCAACTTCACCTGCGTCATGAGGAAGATGAACTACGTGAGTATGAACATTTCGTctttgttgcttgtgcttgctGTTGTTGTGATTGTGATTAGCAGTTTAGTGTCAGTATCAGGATTTGTATTGGTatctgtataagtataaataatagTTATGGTATTAGAAACAGCGTTCGTGTTAGtactaatattagtagtattatccttaccattactaatatcgttgttattgctattttcattgttattattattcctatcatcatcattaatatcattataattaccatcatcattatcattagcaatgatAGCAGGaacaatcgtagtagtagtaatggattAAAATTCTCGCCATAACCATATTTCTCGTATGGATCAAAATCAATAATTGATTTGCAGATTGATGACGACTTCAACCTCAATTACGAGGCCGTCAACACCCTGAGAGAGCTTGACCTCAGTGAGGACCTGAAGGAGGACCTcgtgaagggaatggagaagtgCAAGGAACTCACGGTAAGTGCCAAGTGCGGCTGGGACTCGCAGTGAGCACACGAGGGTCCAGGCTTCCATTTGCAAACTTCGATCAGTcatagacgcacacgcacacagatgcgtgtgtggaaatagacagatagggtgagtaagagagagagagagagagagagagagagagagagagagagagagagagagagagagagagagagagagagagagagagagagagagagagagagacatcgagaccTTCCTTGACCCAGCCTCCCCCCGCAGATGTGCCTCCCCCTCGAAAAGTCCGGCTCCCCGATGCCCCTGAAGCTGCAGCGCATCGTCGCCCTCAACAAGTGCTGGAAGAAGGCCCGCTTCGCCGTCTGCATGAAGCACGACTTCATGAAGTACCTCAACGAGTTCGACCTCTCCGGGCTTCCCGCTGACGAAGACAGCGACGAAGGCTCGAAGGCCGAGAAGGTCATCCACATCCTCATGGGCGTCGAGGAGAAGGACGACTTCCAGCTCTATTAGTCGAGGACGAAGGGGAAAAGTTCAGGATACGCTGTCGCCTCTTCCGTGATcgctgattcattttttttctgcgtCAGCAGAGAATTTTGTAAGCATTAAACAAGTCAGAAATGAACTGTCTGATCTAGGGTATGAGGTGTGGTTATTCGTCACCACTTTCATTATGTGTTAATGCACATTGGGAACATAGTACTTAAAACAAATGCCCAAAcgcatttaaatacacacacacatgaaaatgttTACTCGTAAATGGAACAGTCTTGGGGATGGGATAATAGTAAGCCAATGGAATATTTTGTCATGCTTGATGAATgaattataaataaaagaaaacaaaattatgatTTTCCCCCaaaatgtttctatatacatggatatgattaagatatatacattaataaacagTATCTATCTCACTAATAAACCATGACTTGGTATTCCTTATTGATACTCTTATATACCTGAGCCCCtccgacacagacagaaagaaaaacaaatacacaggaaCATTGTAGTAATGGGTGTGATAGCTGCATAGAAAGGAGAACCCTATTTTAAAGATTTTAGACTATCTTTAAAGTTCAAATATTCCTATACATGGAAATCTGATCAGTGTGTATATTGCGTTAGTAGTTTTAGCGTATAGAAAGGAAAAGTAGAACGAATGAATGCACTGGAAAGAATTCTTTATATCCATTCCCCCTTTCGTTTGCTTCCCAATATATGAAGACAAAGAGTTTGTAAAATGACTATGTATCTGGTTGTGTCTCTGTTGCAATGTTCATTTGTGCATCTAGATTATGATTTTTAATCGGCTAAAAAGTGCAATGCTTATTCGCTCATGAACAGTAtgctttttttcgtttctattcCTGCATTCGCATTTTCACGTGATTTTTGAATATTCGAAGCAGTCATCACTAAACATAGTGTTGACATGTGTTTATTTTAGCGTTCAATGAAACAATGGGAAGCAGTTATTCTGAACATTCAATTAAAACGTTAAAAGTTAAAAATCTACCAAAGCTCACCAGACGATGCAGATATTAGAGGAAATTCTTTTCAATAAATTGCATCATGATGTAGTTTCATATTTAATGTCACTGATGTATAATTCACAGCCATTCGTTCAAGTGGATCTCACAAAGCATATGGCTAACAGGGTCCTTGCAGTAGACCTTGCAGTATAACCTTTGTGTCTTTGCATGAAAGCGTCACTATGAAACGGAGAGCATTGTCGCAAGTCCTCCTCGACTCAAGCGACCCTTCAGGAGAGCCGGAGTTTGTCGTCAGCCCCGAGGCCCCTACATGAGGTGGACGAGGCTCTCTGccacctcgccctcgccctccttctgGATGGCAGACACGTCGGACTTGTCCAGGTGCCTCAGGAAGTCGTGCTCCATGCAGACGGCCAGTCGGGTTTTCCTCTCGCACTTCAGGAGGGCAAGCACCTTCCGCAGCTTCTTGGGAATCTGGGAACCGGCCTTGTCGAGGGAGAGGTACTGCTGCGGGGTAAAAGAGTGCAgtgggtcctcggtttacgacgggcTCGACTTACGATATTTCGTGGCTACGACGCTAGagatcatgtacagtatttagttTCTCTTCTATGGGTTCCTTTGGCCCTAATTATGtttcatgtacgtcataaaagtgtcttgttatattttatatcatgactaatgcatgtatacatattgcatTAGCATATATGGGTGACTttggtgcttatgtacgtacgtacacgtACTGTATTTAGGGTCAAAATATgagttacgacgccatcgtaggaacggttctccgtcgtaagtcgaggaacCCCTGTATAGCGTTTTAGTCTGACGGTGTGGTtatattttcttcctctgtcggttctccattcctctttctttctctgttccacTTACCTTTAAATTCGTCGTAGTAGTCGCGCGCCGGCATGAGACCCGCCTTCACGCCGTCGTCACAGCTGCATATTACAACTCCATACTCTCGCatcaaagacacacagagaggacCAGATACATTCAAAGGAATCACACCGAGAGATATTGGACCTTTAGCAactgaatggggaaggagagaattcctttctttccattgAAATCATTGGTTCTACATTTCTTCTGTATTAGCTAGCCTTACTATTAACTCCATATACATACTGATCAGATTTTATGTATGAGAGTATTTGAACTTTAAAGATTGTCTAATATGTTCAAAATAGGATTTTCTTTCCTGTGAGCTGCCACACCCATTACCGCAGTGCTTTTCCATATTTACTTGCTTtgctttgtgtgtctttgtcggATGGGCTGTTACGGTTTACAAGTTAATTGGTATGCAAATTCTATAATGAGATGGATTCTCTCCATTAGTAATGTATGTTTTAATCTTATCCATACATTTAGAGGCATTTTGGGGAAGAAACAAAATTTTGAAGACTTTTATCTATAATTTATTGATTTAGTTTGTCAATAGATTCCAACGGCTTACTATCATCCCTTCCCCAAAACTGTTCCATTTACAAGTGaacattttcatgtgtgtgtatttaaatgcgTTTGGGCATTTGTTTTAGGTGCTATGTTCCCAATGTGCACTAACTCATAATGAAAGTGGAGACGAATAACCACACCTCATACCCTATATCAGACAGTTCATTTCTGATTCCTTTAACGCTTACAATCT encodes:
- the LOC113805083 gene encoding uncharacterized protein, yielding MLRALVVLSALCGALVSADGFAKKYGYSKVMANCFGEDQYYSWSKEVFRAVKECYGEEVQLPEGHGKGSSLEEEEEEEDMDPLTSLSKLAGQPLYVYYPPQAQAQRFPFNFPYQVLSQRQKREAPLYTAPILKKMVQKVKAKVSNFTCVMRKMNYIDDDFNLNYEAVNTLRELDLSEDLKEDLVKGMEKCKELTMCLPLEKSGSPMPLKLQRIVALNKCWKKARFAVCMKHDFMKYLNEFDLSGLPADEDSDEGSKAEKVIHILMGVEEKDDFQLY